A genomic segment from Nocardiopsis sp. Huas11 encodes:
- a CDS encoding ABC transporter substrate-binding protein, translated as MRFRRGTLAATAAALALTMMASACTGAGDVAETGDVDLDVAPGVTDESVIIGTHQPLTGPAAPGYLSISQAAGAVFDYVNAQGGVNGREIDYRVEDDVYDPSQTIDVTRELVIEQEIFAMMGGLGTPTHSGVLDYLNDEGVPDVFPSSGALAWNNPEEYPLTYGWQTDYTKEAKIQGEYVAENFSGQPVGYLFQNDDVGEDAQAGLDQYLNNDVVAREHYESDNTDMSAQIAELERSGAEVVVCSCIPAFVALALLESASIGYEPQWVVSSIGGDTATLQGLLANFTEGTDAEEVPADAFLDEMIITSYLPRVEDTEDEWSQFFTSVWEEYGEDGPLTNTHLFGMTQAVMFSQALKAAGEDLTRQSLIDALESQEWQGPGLVPFSSSDGDHGGHEGVYVVQYGAGNDIEMVQEARVTDREGGPIEETDFERVLPEELDFHD; from the coding sequence ATGCGATTCCGCAGAGGAACACTGGCCGCCACGGCGGCGGCCCTCGCGCTGACGATGATGGCGTCGGCCTGCACGGGCGCCGGCGACGTCGCCGAGACCGGCGACGTCGACCTGGACGTGGCCCCGGGTGTCACCGACGAGTCCGTCATCATCGGTACGCACCAGCCCCTCACCGGGCCCGCCGCGCCCGGATACCTGTCGATCTCCCAGGCGGCGGGCGCCGTGTTCGACTACGTGAACGCGCAGGGAGGTGTGAACGGACGCGAGATCGACTACCGGGTCGAGGACGACGTCTACGACCCCTCGCAGACGATCGACGTCACGCGCGAGCTCGTCATCGAGCAGGAGATCTTCGCGATGATGGGCGGGCTGGGCACGCCCACGCACAGCGGTGTCCTCGACTACCTCAACGACGAGGGCGTCCCGGACGTGTTCCCCTCGTCGGGCGCCCTGGCGTGGAACAACCCGGAAGAGTACCCGCTGACCTACGGGTGGCAGACGGACTACACCAAGGAAGCCAAGATCCAGGGCGAGTACGTCGCGGAGAACTTCTCCGGACAGCCCGTCGGCTACCTGTTCCAGAACGACGACGTCGGCGAGGACGCGCAGGCCGGCCTCGACCAGTACCTCAACAACGACGTCGTGGCCCGTGAGCACTACGAGTCCGACAACACCGACATGAGCGCGCAGATCGCCGAGCTGGAGCGCTCCGGCGCCGAGGTCGTCGTGTGCTCCTGCATCCCGGCCTTCGTCGCCCTCGCCCTGCTGGAGTCGGCGAGCATCGGCTACGAGCCGCAGTGGGTGGTCTCCAGCATCGGCGGCGACACCGCCACGCTCCAGGGCCTGCTCGCGAACTTCACCGAGGGCACGGACGCGGAGGAGGTTCCCGCCGACGCCTTCCTGGACGAGATGATCATCACGAGCTACCTCCCTCGGGTGGAGGACACCGAGGACGAGTGGTCCCAGTTCTTCACCTCCGTGTGGGAGGAGTACGGGGAGGACGGCCCGCTGACCAACACGCACCTGTTCGGCATGACGCAGGCCGTGATGTTCTCGCAGGCCCTGAAGGCGGCGGGCGAGGACCTCACCCGCCAGTCGCTGATCGACGCGCTGGAGAGCCAGGAGTGGCAGGGCCCGGGCCTGGTGCCGTTCTCCTCGTCCGACGGTGACCACGGCGGCCACGAGGGCGTGTACGTCGTCCAGTACGGAGCCGGCAACGACATCGAGATGGTCCAGGAGGCCCGGGTGACCGACCGCGAGGGCGGCCCCATCGAGGAGACGGACTTCGAGCGCGTGCTGCCCGAGGAGCTGGACTTCCACGACTGA
- a CDS encoding AGE family epimerase/isomerase — MTQDRQVAPGGPAWLRDQERGLYAFAEGAAVPDGFGWLDSHGRVGRDRPTATWITARMTHVFSLASLRGREDAGRLADHGLAALAGPLRDAEHGGWFDEAPAATALWERSQSAAPAAGDEVPAPPRKSAYEHAFVVLAAATATVAGRPGAAALLAEALEVVETRFWEESAGAVRESWDAAWTRTEDYRGANSNMHSVEAFLAAADATGDHRWTHRALSIAERLVHGVAAGHDWRLPEHFTADWSPLPDYNRDRPDHPFRPFGSTTGHLLEWARLLLHLESALAAAGDPVPDWLVTDAELLFEHAVRRGWAVDGADGFVYTLDWEDRPVVRERMHWVVAEATMAAWALARRTGGERYTRDYERWWDYADRFHVDRELGSWRHELDAANAPAATVWPGKPDVYHAYQAVLLPQGDLAASIAAGIPTAAEPASSDPSDHPEVST; from the coding sequence CGGGCGGGTGGGCCGTGACCGGCCGACCGCCACGTGGATCACCGCCCGTATGACGCACGTGTTCTCACTGGCGTCCCTGCGGGGCCGGGAGGACGCCGGGCGTCTGGCCGACCACGGGCTGGCGGCGCTCGCGGGCCCGCTGCGCGACGCCGAGCACGGCGGCTGGTTCGACGAGGCGCCCGCCGCGACTGCGCTCTGGGAGCGCTCCCAGAGCGCTGCGCCCGCGGCCGGCGACGAGGTCCCCGCGCCGCCGCGCAAGTCCGCCTACGAACACGCCTTCGTCGTCCTGGCCGCGGCCACGGCCACCGTCGCCGGCCGCCCGGGTGCCGCCGCGCTGCTGGCGGAGGCGCTGGAGGTCGTGGAGACCCGGTTCTGGGAGGAGTCCGCCGGGGCGGTCCGCGAGAGCTGGGACGCCGCGTGGACGCGCACCGAGGACTACCGGGGCGCGAACAGCAACATGCACAGCGTCGAGGCCTTCCTCGCCGCCGCCGACGCCACGGGGGACCACCGGTGGACCCACCGCGCCCTGTCCATCGCCGAACGCCTGGTCCACGGCGTGGCCGCCGGGCACGACTGGCGCCTGCCCGAGCACTTCACCGCGGACTGGTCGCCGTTGCCGGACTACAACCGGGACCGCCCCGACCACCCCTTCCGGCCGTTCGGCAGCACCACCGGCCACCTCCTGGAGTGGGCGCGCCTCCTGCTCCACCTGGAGTCCGCCCTCGCCGCGGCGGGCGACCCGGTCCCCGACTGGCTGGTCACCGACGCCGAGCTCCTGTTCGAGCACGCCGTCCGGCGGGGCTGGGCGGTCGACGGCGCCGACGGCTTCGTCTACACGCTGGACTGGGAGGACCGCCCGGTCGTCCGGGAGCGCATGCACTGGGTGGTCGCCGAGGCCACGATGGCCGCCTGGGCCCTGGCCCGGCGCACCGGCGGGGAGCGCTACACCCGCGACTACGAGCGCTGGTGGGACTACGCCGACCGCTTCCACGTCGACCGCGAACTCGGCAGCTGGCGGCACGAGCTCGACGCCGCCAACGCCCCCGCGGCCACCGTGTGGCCGGGCAAGCCCGACGTCTACCACGCCTACCAGGCGGTCCTCCTGCCCCAGGGGGACCTGGCGGCCTCGATCGCGGCCGGCATCCCGACCGCTGCCGAGCCCGCCTCCTCCGACCCCTCCGACCACCCCGAGGTGAGCACGTGA
- a CDS encoding ABC transporter ATP-binding protein, whose amino-acid sequence MTTTARDQLLSADGVTVRFGGLTALDDVGLRVAPGSVVGLIGPNGAGKTTLFNVLSGVLRPTSGTISWKGAPPPGRRPHHLARAGISRTFQGLNLFPMMSVLENVVAGADRTARGGPLSLVTGLGRHHRDERELRARAVATLERFGIAEFAARLPGTLPYGIQKQVALARACVADPEVLLLDEPASGLSGKQIDDLAGQIRGFSEHMAVVLVEHHMDLVMRVCDHIVVLNFGKVISTGTPEEVQADPAVTQAYLGTPADESAVGRTGDGPVKVDPSHSDGGTR is encoded by the coding sequence ATGACAACGACCGCACGTGACCAACTACTGAGCGCGGACGGGGTGACCGTGCGCTTCGGGGGCCTGACCGCCCTCGACGACGTCGGGCTGCGGGTCGCCCCCGGAAGCGTCGTCGGTCTCATCGGCCCCAACGGAGCGGGCAAGACCACGTTGTTCAACGTGCTCTCCGGTGTCCTGCGGCCCACGTCCGGCACCATCTCGTGGAAGGGCGCACCGCCACCCGGCCGTCGTCCGCACCACCTGGCCAGGGCGGGGATCTCGCGCACGTTCCAGGGGCTGAACCTCTTCCCGATGATGTCGGTCCTGGAGAACGTGGTGGCGGGCGCCGACCGGACCGCCCGCGGCGGCCCCCTGTCGCTGGTCACCGGCCTGGGCCGGCACCACCGCGACGAGCGCGAGCTCCGGGCCCGCGCCGTGGCGACCCTGGAGCGCTTCGGCATCGCCGAGTTCGCCGCCCGGCTCCCGGGCACCCTGCCCTACGGCATCCAGAAGCAGGTGGCGCTGGCGCGGGCGTGTGTGGCCGACCCGGAGGTCCTGCTGCTGGACGAGCCCGCCAGCGGACTGTCCGGCAAGCAGATCGACGACCTCGCCGGCCAGATCCGCGGCTTCAGCGAGCACATGGCCGTGGTCCTGGTCGAGCACCACATGGACCTGGTCATGCGGGTGTGCGACCACATCGTGGTCCTGAACTTCGGCAAGGTCATCTCCACCGGAACACCGGAGGAGGTGCAGGCCGACCCCGCCGTCACCCAGGCCTACCTCGGCACCCCCGCGGACGAGTCCGCCGTGGGCCGTACCGGCGACGGCCCCGTCAAGGTCGACCCCTCGCACTCCGACGGAGGCACACGATGA
- a CDS encoding ABC transporter ATP-binding protein, translating to MSAQHANGAAPGAGSGTAPAAAPAWNGDAEPILRVEGLSAHFGAVRALADVSLAVPPQGMCGVLGANGAGKTTLLRTLTGLHRASSGRVVLEGEDITRLPAEKVITRGLAHVPEGGGVIVELTVEENLRLGGLWRRDRRDRSTMDEVMDLFPPLVERRHKSASTLSGGERQMLAIGRALMARPKVLLLDEPSLGLAPLITQQIFALLRDLRERTGLTVVLVEQNAAGALSVTDHGFVLNQGRVAAEGSSADLLSDDRMRHAYLGF from the coding sequence ATGAGCGCGCAGCACGCGAACGGCGCCGCCCCGGGCGCCGGCTCCGGCACGGCACCGGCGGCGGCCCCCGCCTGGAACGGCGACGCCGAACCGATCCTGCGGGTGGAGGGCCTGAGCGCCCACTTCGGCGCGGTCCGCGCCCTGGCCGACGTGTCCCTCGCGGTCCCGCCGCAGGGCATGTGCGGGGTCCTCGGCGCCAACGGCGCGGGCAAGACCACCCTCCTGCGGACCCTCACCGGGCTGCACCGGGCCTCCTCCGGCCGGGTCGTGCTGGAGGGCGAGGACATCACGCGGCTTCCCGCGGAGAAGGTCATCACCCGCGGCCTCGCCCACGTCCCCGAGGGCGGGGGAGTGATCGTCGAGCTCACGGTCGAGGAGAACCTGCGCCTGGGCGGCCTGTGGCGCCGGGACCGCCGCGACCGCTCCACGATGGACGAGGTCATGGACCTGTTCCCGCCGCTGGTCGAGCGGCGCCACAAGTCCGCGAGCACGCTGTCCGGCGGTGAGCGCCAGATGCTGGCCATCGGACGCGCGCTGATGGCCCGTCCCAAGGTCCTGCTCCTGGACGAGCCCTCCCTGGGCCTGGCCCCCCTCATCACGCAGCAGATCTTCGCCCTGCTGCGCGACCTGCGGGAGCGCACCGGCCTGACGGTCGTCCTCGTGGAGCAGAACGCGGCCGGCGCCCTGTCGGTCACCGACCACGGGTTCGTCCTGAACCAGGGACGTGTGGCCGCCGAGGGCTCCTCGGCCGACCTGCTCTCCGACGACCGCATGCGCCACGCCTACCTCGGCTTCTGA
- a CDS encoding carbohydrate kinase, producing MSHGHPRLLVIGENVMDLLPAGEDGALLRAAPGGGPANTAVAASRLGVPTRLLARIGSDGFGDRIRRRLLAEGLDPAGLLAAEEPSALALASLGPDGSARYDFRMEDAADWRWRAGELPEKLEPGVRAVHAASIALFREPGATLIEAMLRREHGRGGATITIDPNIRHEVIGDPASARALALRHVAQAHVVKASDEDLAFLYPDLTPREAVRALAALGPALVVATLGGDGALALCHGEEVAVSAPEVEVVDTVGAGDSFMGALLYWLDRADLLGEGPRARLAGLAAADVEDLLRFAARAAAYTVTREGADPPTIGQVEVRQSE from the coding sequence GTGAGCCACGGACACCCCCGTCTCCTCGTCATCGGCGAGAACGTCATGGACCTGCTGCCGGCGGGGGAGGACGGCGCCCTCCTGCGCGCGGCTCCCGGCGGCGGCCCCGCCAACACCGCGGTCGCGGCGTCCCGCCTGGGCGTTCCCACCCGTCTGCTGGCCCGCATCGGGTCCGACGGGTTCGGCGACCGCATCCGCCGGCGGCTCCTGGCCGAGGGCCTGGACCCCGCCGGCCTGCTCGCGGCGGAGGAGCCCTCCGCGCTCGCGCTGGCCTCGCTCGGCCCGGACGGCTCGGCCCGCTACGACTTCCGCATGGAGGACGCGGCCGACTGGCGCTGGCGCGCGGGCGAGCTCCCCGAGAAGCTGGAACCCGGTGTGCGTGCCGTGCACGCGGCCTCCATCGCGCTGTTCCGGGAGCCCGGCGCCACGCTCATCGAGGCGATGCTGCGCCGTGAGCACGGGCGCGGCGGCGCCACGATCACCATCGACCCCAACATCCGCCACGAGGTGATCGGTGACCCCGCCTCCGCCCGGGCCCTGGCCCTGCGGCACGTCGCGCAGGCGCACGTGGTCAAGGCCAGTGACGAGGACCTCGCCTTCCTGTACCCGGACCTGACGCCCCGGGAGGCGGTCCGGGCGCTCGCGGCGCTGGGCCCCGCCCTGGTCGTGGCCACGCTCGGCGGGGACGGAGCCCTGGCGCTCTGCCACGGGGAGGAGGTCGCGGTCTCCGCGCCCGAGGTCGAGGTGGTGGACACCGTCGGGGCGGGGGACTCCTTCATGGGCGCCCTGCTGTACTGGCTGGACCGCGCGGACCTGCTGGGCGAGGGCCCCCGGGCCCGACTGGCGGGCCTGGCCGCGGCGGATGTGGAGGACCTGCTCCGCTTCGCCGCGCGGGCGGCCGCCTACACCGTGACGAGGGAGGGCGCGGACCCGCCGACCATCGGGCAGGTGGAGGTGCGTCAGAGCGAGTAG
- a CDS encoding branched-chain amino acid ABC transporter permease: MSSPTRQRAERATTPAAPAASKGATGGWRGLPSPLRHLVLAALGLGAVTALLFVTGDLTALRLAAVGYTMLALAGLQLLVGGSGQVSLGHGAFMMIGAYTMALLIGHQPMLPLAANLLIIVVVSIVAGIAVGAATARLHGPYLAGATLILAVGLPGLTHRYHEFLGGSNGLNIRTAGAPPALQGIFSGSEWKAIVVWTTVVIGLAVLATVSTGRLGRRMRAVRDDETAAAMSGVPVGSTKVVAFVIASAAGGLAGGLQAYVLGTVTPSTFTLALSLSLLAVLVLGGIGSMWGAFWAALALVYLEVWVSDLAGAMNFSPNVENNLPVVVFGVVLILVLRFWPYGIQGVFQVMAYKRRTAAAPAAPNGAPSQGATPNSASSDGAAPDTDGSRGTS; the protein is encoded by the coding sequence ATGTCCTCGCCCACCAGACAGCGCGCGGAGCGCGCCACGACCCCCGCAGCGCCGGCCGCGTCCAAGGGCGCGACCGGAGGATGGCGGGGCCTGCCCTCGCCGCTGCGCCACCTGGTGCTCGCCGCCCTCGGCCTCGGCGCGGTCACCGCCCTGTTGTTCGTGACGGGCGACCTGACCGCGCTGCGGTTGGCCGCCGTCGGCTACACGATGCTGGCCCTGGCCGGCCTGCAACTGCTGGTCGGCGGCAGCGGCCAGGTGTCCCTGGGCCACGGCGCGTTCATGATGATCGGCGCGTACACCATGGCGCTGCTGATCGGGCACCAGCCGATGCTGCCGCTGGCCGCGAACCTGCTGATCATCGTGGTCGTCTCGATCGTGGCCGGTATCGCGGTCGGCGCCGCGACCGCGCGGCTGCACGGCCCCTACCTCGCGGGGGCCACGCTGATCCTGGCCGTGGGCCTGCCGGGGCTCACCCACCGCTACCACGAGTTCCTCGGCGGCAGCAACGGGCTCAACATCCGCACCGCGGGCGCTCCGCCCGCCCTGCAGGGGATCTTCTCCGGCAGCGAGTGGAAGGCGATCGTGGTGTGGACCACGGTCGTCATCGGACTCGCGGTCCTGGCGACCGTGAGCACGGGCCGCCTCGGCCGCCGCATGCGCGCGGTGCGCGACGACGAGACCGCGGCGGCGATGTCCGGCGTGCCCGTCGGCAGCACGAAGGTGGTCGCGTTCGTCATCGCGTCGGCCGCCGGCGGTCTGGCCGGCGGACTCCAGGCCTACGTGCTCGGCACGGTCACGCCCAGCACGTTCACGCTGGCGCTGTCGCTGAGCCTGCTCGCCGTACTCGTCCTGGGCGGCATCGGCAGCATGTGGGGCGCCTTCTGGGCCGCGCTGGCGCTGGTCTACCTGGAGGTCTGGGTCTCCGACCTCGCGGGCGCCATGAACTTCAGCCCGAACGTGGAGAACAACCTCCCGGTCGTGGTGTTCGGCGTCGTCCTCATCCTCGTCCTGCGCTTTTGGCCCTACGGGATCCAGGGCGTGTTCCAGGTGATGGCGTACAAGCGCAGGACCGCCGCCGCGCCCGCTGCCCCGAACGGCGCCCCTTCCCAGGGCGCCACCCCGAACAGTGCCTCGTCGGACGGTGCCGCTCCTGACACCGACGGCTCCAGGGGCACCTCTTGA
- a CDS encoding LuxR family transcriptional regulator: MAGSYTGPPSLRLRGRENELRLLADALGEARGRRGACLLLSGGPGRGKTSLLEHTRAMAGDFTVLHAGGVPDESDLPFAGLQRLLRPVESVTDRVDADRRDLLRRTLGGGTVADADRFAFYTGVLELLVLAAEEQPLLLCVDDTDRLDGPSLDSLAFVARRLTGTPVAAVFAAHGGHDKPTGARLPSSVDEPTPDALIPGVAEHIVEPLPERAVHDIITDHAPVTVGSAVRTALVAAAHGNPAAVLGFLRCLTDAQLLGDDPLPETLRLDGRLRADLLTPYLELAEPTRHLLLLAALSREPRAHVILAARAGGQEGVDREAGEAAAAPGTDGNASEGADPTIADLEPAEERGLVRVDGDAVVFTDPLLREAIAQGGSAGRLRAAHRELAAVTDAEHAPVDFALHTASGTGSPDTDLAAAVAEAARHAKRLEGSLAASFTHERAAGLTPESDERACRLASAAYESYVGGRSDRAARLLGRARPLAVTDRRRATVDLIDAQLYMRGGNAIDAADRLLAAGRELVPHDHALALRAFVRAADSASLAGDPVRFGRITDLALPLVKPDSSPSTRLIGAYLEGCAVSFRGDYVHSAPLLRSVNALAAEIDRPSELIWAGVTGLRLGDAPYVRSVTSRAVEVARVRVETANIPAALGFLVFSEFWSGRFPSAAGTALTGLRVARECGQSVWATQHLASLAMIAAIQGDVETCRIRAKAVAAQAGENSLGLASALAAWAQAVLELSRGNAADAFFRLRALAHAGPGHGHPTMRLLTAPHFVEAATRMGETDWAHTSLAGYRRWAEAVDSPGVLALAARCSGLLACGDEAADHFENALALHRACGDDDVEHARTQLLFGAFLRRARLPGRAREHLYNALESFERFGARLWVRQTRAELRAIGTSERGPDPSATSELTAQQQQIARLVAEGATNREVAAHMFISPRTVEHHLRGIFRKLNIRSRVDLARLFN; this comes from the coding sequence GTGGCTGGCAGTTACACGGGACCCCCGAGCCTTCGGCTCCGGGGCCGCGAAAACGAACTGAGGCTCCTCGCCGACGCACTCGGCGAAGCGAGGGGTCGACGCGGGGCGTGCCTGCTGCTCTCCGGCGGCCCGGGCCGCGGCAAGACCTCCCTCCTCGAACACACCCGCGCCATGGCCGGTGATTTCACCGTCCTGCACGCCGGTGGCGTCCCCGACGAGTCCGACCTGCCCTTCGCCGGGCTGCAGCGGCTGCTGCGCCCGGTCGAGTCCGTCACCGACCGCGTGGACGCGGACCGCCGGGACCTGCTGCGCCGCACCCTGGGCGGTGGCACGGTCGCCGACGCGGACCGGTTCGCCTTCTACACCGGTGTCCTGGAACTCCTCGTCCTGGCGGCCGAGGAGCAGCCGCTCCTGCTCTGCGTCGACGACACCGACCGGCTGGACGGCCCGTCGCTGGACTCGCTCGCCTTCGTCGCCCGTCGACTGACCGGCACTCCGGTGGCGGCGGTCTTCGCCGCGCACGGCGGTCACGACAAGCCCACCGGGGCGCGGCTGCCCTCCTCCGTCGACGAACCCACCCCTGACGCGCTCATCCCGGGCGTGGCCGAGCACATCGTCGAGCCGCTGCCCGAACGCGCGGTCCACGACATCATCACCGACCACGCGCCCGTCACGGTCGGTTCGGCCGTGCGCACCGCGCTCGTGGCCGCCGCCCACGGCAACCCCGCGGCCGTCCTGGGCTTCCTGCGCTGCCTCACCGACGCCCAACTGCTCGGGGACGACCCGCTCCCCGAGACCCTGCGGCTCGACGGCCGCCTGCGCGCCGACCTCCTCACCCCCTACCTGGAGCTGGCCGAGCCCACACGGCATCTGCTCCTCCTCGCCGCGCTCTCCCGCGAGCCGCGCGCCCATGTCATCCTGGCCGCCCGCGCGGGCGGCCAGGAGGGCGTGGACCGTGAGGCCGGCGAGGCCGCCGCCGCGCCGGGCACGGACGGGAACGCGTCCGAGGGCGCCGACCCGACCATCGCCGACCTGGAGCCCGCCGAGGAGCGCGGCCTCGTGCGCGTGGACGGCGACGCCGTCGTCTTCACCGACCCCCTCCTGCGCGAGGCCATCGCGCAGGGCGGCTCGGCCGGCCGCCTGCGCGCCGCCCACCGGGAGCTCGCGGCGGTCACCGACGCCGAACACGCCCCCGTCGACTTCGCGCTGCACACCGCCTCCGGGACCGGAAGCCCGGACACCGACCTGGCCGCGGCCGTCGCGGAGGCCGCACGGCACGCCAAGCGGCTGGAGGGCTCCCTGGCCGCCTCCTTCACCCACGAGCGCGCCGCCGGTCTGACCCCCGAGTCCGACGAGCGGGCCTGTCGGCTCGCCTCGGCGGCCTACGAGTCCTACGTGGGCGGACGCTCCGACCGCGCCGCCCGGCTGCTCGGCCGCGCGCGCCCCCTGGCGGTCACCGACCGGCGCCGGGCCACCGTCGACCTCATCGACGCCCAGCTGTACATGCGCGGCGGGAACGCCATCGACGCCGCGGACCGGCTGCTGGCCGCGGGCCGCGAGCTCGTCCCGCACGACCACGCGCTGGCCCTGCGCGCCTTCGTCCGCGCCGCCGACTCCGCGTCCCTGGCGGGCGACCCCGTGCGCTTCGGCCGCATCACCGACCTGGCCCTGCCGCTGGTGAAGCCGGACAGCTCGCCGTCCACGCGCCTCATCGGCGCCTACCTGGAGGGGTGCGCGGTCTCCTTCCGCGGCGACTACGTCCACTCCGCGCCGCTGCTGCGCAGCGTCAACGCGCTCGCCGCCGAGATCGACCGGCCCTCGGAACTCATCTGGGCCGGCGTGACCGGTCTGCGCCTGGGCGACGCGCCCTACGTGCGGTCGGTGACCTCGCGGGCCGTGGAGGTCGCGCGCGTGCGGGTCGAGACCGCCAACATCCCGGCCGCCCTGGGGTTCCTGGTCTTCTCGGAGTTCTGGAGCGGACGCTTCCCGTCGGCGGCGGGCACCGCGCTGACCGGGCTGCGGGTCGCCCGCGAGTGCGGCCAGTCGGTGTGGGCCACCCAGCACCTGGCGTCACTGGCCATGATCGCCGCCATCCAGGGCGACGTGGAGACCTGCCGGATCCGGGCCAAGGCCGTGGCCGCCCAGGCGGGCGAGAACAGCCTCGGCCTGGCCTCGGCGCTGGCGGCCTGGGCCCAGGCCGTCCTGGAGCTGTCGCGCGGCAACGCCGCCGACGCGTTCTTCCGGCTGCGCGCGCTCGCGCACGCCGGCCCCGGCCACGGCCACCCGACCATGCGGCTGCTCACCGCGCCCCACTTCGTGGAGGCCGCGACCCGCATGGGGGAGACCGACTGGGCGCACACCTCCCTGGCGGGCTACCGACGCTGGGCGGAGGCGGTGGACAGCCCGGGCGTACTGGCCCTGGCCGCCCGCTGCTCCGGGTTGCTGGCCTGCGGCGACGAGGCCGCGGACCACTTCGAGAACGCTCTGGCCCTGCACCGGGCCTGCGGTGACGACGACGTCGAACACGCGCGCACCCAACTGCTCTTCGGCGCGTTCCTGCGCAGGGCCCGCCTCCCCGGGAGGGCCCGCGAACACCTCTACAACGCGTTGGAGTCGTTCGAGCGCTTCGGAGCCCGGCTGTGGGTGCGACAGACCCGCGCCGAGCTGCGAGCCATCGGGACCTCCGAGCGGGGCCCCGATCCCTCCGCCACCAGCGAGCTGACCGCTCAGCAACAGCAGATCGCCCGGCTCGTCGCGGAGGGGGCCACCAACCGCGAGGTGGCCGCGCACATGTTCATCAGCCCGCGCACGGTCGAACACCACCTGCGCGGCATCTTCCGAAAGCTCAACATCAGGTCCCGGGTGGACCTGGCACGCCTGTTCAACTGA
- a CDS encoding branched-chain amino acid ABC transporter permease, with amino-acid sequence MNHFINLTLSGLASGATYAALALSLVIIYQATRLVNFAQPALALMSVYTAYTVVQLTGSYWIGFASALTIGLVAGAVVERVIIRPIARVSELNGIIVTLGLLLIVQGGVGMIWGNEQHGLQYAFSYVGRFSPADAFTVGSVAVVALLLFALYRYTPLGLRMRAAAFRPEAARLSGVKVGLMLTAGWGIASAIGALAGMLAGPPFLSPNVFDVVFVFGITAAVVGGLDNPFGAVIGGLLIGLGLTYVSGYAGPELATLAALVIVVLVLSVRPDGILSRPTARKV; translated from the coding sequence ATGAACCACTTCATCAACCTGACCCTGAGCGGGTTGGCGTCCGGGGCCACGTACGCGGCGCTGGCGCTGTCCCTGGTCATCATCTACCAGGCCACGCGGCTGGTGAACTTCGCCCAGCCCGCGCTCGCCCTGATGTCGGTCTACACCGCCTACACCGTGGTCCAGCTGACCGGCTCCTACTGGATCGGCTTCGCCAGCGCCCTGACGATCGGCCTGGTCGCCGGGGCCGTGGTCGAACGGGTCATCATCCGGCCGATCGCCCGCGTCTCCGAACTCAACGGCATCATCGTCACCCTCGGACTCCTGCTCATCGTCCAGGGCGGCGTCGGGATGATCTGGGGCAACGAGCAGCACGGACTCCAGTACGCGTTCAGCTACGTCGGGCGCTTCTCGCCCGCCGACGCCTTCACCGTCGGCTCGGTCGCGGTCGTGGCCCTGCTGCTGTTCGCCCTGTACCGCTACACGCCGCTCGGGCTGCGCATGCGCGCCGCCGCCTTCCGGCCGGAGGCGGCCCGGCTCAGCGGGGTCAAGGTGGGCCTGATGCTCACCGCCGGCTGGGGGATCGCCTCGGCCATCGGTGCGCTGGCGGGCATGCTCGCCGGCCCGCCGTTCCTCTCCCCGAACGTGTTCGACGTCGTCTTCGTCTTCGGCATCACCGCGGCCGTGGTGGGCGGTCTGGACAACCCCTTCGGCGCCGTCATCGGCGGCCTGCTCATCGGCCTCGGCCTGACCTACGTGTCCGGCTACGCCGGTCCCGAACTGGCGACCCTCGCCGCCCTCGTCATCGTGGTCCTCGTGCTCAGCGTGCGGCCCGACGGCATCCTGTCCCGCCCGACCGCGCGAAAGGTGTAG